A window from Leguminivora glycinivorella isolate SPB_JAAS2020 chromosome 16, LegGlyc_1.1, whole genome shotgun sequence encodes these proteins:
- the LOC125234692 gene encoding growth arrest-specific protein 1-like isoform X1 — protein sequence MWLLAALLAACAAGAVSTPCFEARTRCAYRTGCGAALNNYMILCNDVLSEPTSVCPKPCEHALIALMSTEEGKELMKCECEDEYCLEAKSRIDVCRPSVLRGAANATSSCRLSQLICTADAQCATALGYYHRLCRAMYRGRKCSHKCLNAIEILRKQEKAAPLTGCQCDGNEDYDCPRMQNNLARLCFHKKVDPIDKKTTVVPEVIQVGSSSIATVSIRLLVLLTFFSSKFYT from the exons ATGTGGCTGCTAGCGGCTCTGCTAGCAGCCTGTGCTGCGGGCGCGGTGAGCACGCCGTGCTTCGAGGCTCGCACGCGCTGCGCCTACCGCACCGGGTGCGGTGCTGCGCTCAACAACTACATGATCCTGTGCAATGATGTGCTTTCTGAACCTACCAGCGTGTGTCCCAAACCGTGCGAACATGCGCTTATAGCGCTTATGTCCACAGAAGAAGGAAAAGAACTGATGAAG TGCGAGTGTGAAGACGAGTATTGCCTGGAAGCGAAGTCGCGGATCGACGTTTGTCGGCCTTCGGTTCTTCGCGGAGCCGCGAATGCAACGAGTTCGTGTCGTCTGTCACAGCTGATTTGCACAGCCGATGCCCAGTGCGCCACTGCGCTCGGGTACTACCACCGATTGTGCCGCGCTATGTACCGCGGCAGAAAATGCTCACACAAGTGCCTAAACGCTATAGAAATTCTAAGAAAACAGGAGAAAGCAGCGCCTCTCACAGGATGCCAATGCGATGGCAATGAGGATTACGACTGTCCTCGGATGCAGAACAACCTGGCCAGGCTCTGCTTCCACAAGAAGGTGGACCCAATAGACAAAAAAACAACAGTCGTACCAGAAGTGATTCAAGTAGGCAGCAGTTCCATTGCCACTGTTTCAATACGGCTGCTAGTATTATTAACATTTTTCAGTTCAAAATTCTATACGTGA
- the LOC125234692 gene encoding growth arrest-specific protein 1-like isoform X2 — translation MILCNDVLSEPTSVCPKPCEHALIALMSTEDGKELMKCECEDEYCLEAKSRIDVCRPSVLRGAANATSSCRLSQLICTADAQCATALGYYHRLCRAMYRGRKCSHKCLNAIEILRKQEKAAPLTGCQCDGNEDYDCPRMQNNLARLCFHKKVDPIDKKTTVVPEVIQVGSSSIATVSIRLLVLLTFFSSKFYT, via the exons ATGATCCTGTGCAATGATGTGCTTTCTGAACCTACCAGCGTGTGCCCCAAACCGTGCGAACATGCGCTTATAGCACTCATGTCTACGGAGGATGGAAAAGAGCTGATGAAG TGCGAGTGTGAAGACGAGTATTGCCTGGAAGCGAAGTCGCGGATCGACGTTTGTCGGCCTTCGGTTCTTCGCGGAGCCGCGAATGCAACGAGTTCGTGTCGTCTGTCACAGCTGATTTGCACAGCCGATGCCCAGTGCGCCACTGCGCTCGGGTACTACCACCGATTGTGCCGCGCTATGTACCGCGGCAGAAAATGCTCACACAAGTGCCTAAACGCTATAGAAATTCTAAGAAAACAGGAGAAAGCAGCGCCTCTCACAGGATGCCAATGCGATGGCAATGAGGATTACGACTGTCCTCGGATGCAGAACAACCTGGCCAGGCTCTGCTTCCACAAGAAGGTGGACCCAATAGACAAAAAAACAACAGTCGTACCAGAAGTGATTCAAGTAGGCAGCAGTTCCATTGCCACTGTTTCAATACGGCTGCTAGTATTATTAACATTTTTCAGTTCAAAATTCTATACGTGA